TAATATCTTTGGAGAAGTTATTATAATTGATGCAAGTGCTATAGTTCTTTTTTGCCCGCCACTAATTTCAAATGGGGATTCTTTTAAAATTGCTTTATCTATATTTAATAATTCCACTACTTCTTTTAATTTTAAATTAATTTCTTTGCTGCTTAATTTGTTTCTTTTGAGATTAAATATTATTTCTTCCCTTATAGTATCATTGAAAAATTGCTTATCAGAATATTGAAACATTATTCCAGATAATTTTCTAAACTCTATTAAATTCTTTTTGTTGTTTAGGCTTATATTGTTAAATAATATTTCACCAGATATTTTCTTTGTAATCAAAGACATAGTTTCAAGAAGTGTAGATTTACCGCTTCCGGATACACCTGTAATAAAATGAAATTTACCGCTTTCAAAAATGATATTTAAATCTTCTATTATGATATTTCTTGTTCTTTTATTTAAGATATATCCTGCTGTTAAATTTTTTAAAGATATTTCCATAATTTATCACAAACCATTTTATAATCAAAAACATATTCATCTATTAAAACATTCTTTTTTTTATACAATTCATAAGCTAATTGAAAATTAATAGGCATATTAAGTTTATGAAACTCATCGCTTTTTATCAGCATCTGCACAAACTCATTAACACTGCCATTAAATGAAATAACTCCATTATCCATAAATATAACATCATTGCAATATTCTATTTCATTTAGATGATGCGTTACTATTATTATAGCAGTTCCCATAGAATGCACTTGATTTAATATTTCTATAATCTTTTTTCTATTTTCACTATCAAGCATAGATGTAGGCTCATCCAACACCAATATTTTTGGATTTAATGCTAAAGAAGAAGCTATACAAAGTCTCTGCTTTTCTCCGCCAGAAAGTGAGGATATTTTATCCTTTCTTCTATTAGATAAACCTACTATCTCTAAAACTTCATCTATTCTTTTATGCATATCTTTACTAGCTATAGAATAGTTTTCCATAGAAAATGCCACATCAAACTCAACTATATCAGCAACTATTTGATCATCTGGATTTTGAAAAACTAAACTAGCCATTTTATATATTTCATAAGACTTTTTATTTATGTCCAAATTTAGTATTCTTATTTTACCGCTATTTGCTTTCTCTATTCCAAACATCAATTTTATTAAAGTTGATTTGCCGCTGCCGTTCTTACCAAGCAATGCTAAATAACTATTTTCATTAATGCTAAAACTAAGATTGTTTATAAAGTTTTTTTCACCCTCTGCAAAATAAGAAAAACAAACATCTTCAAATTCAACAACCTTATTCATAATCAATCTGCCTATATATTTTTATAAATAATCATTAACATCATAAAAATTAATATTGATATTATTCTCTTCTAAAATAATCTTAAAAGTTTCCATAAATACCCCGCTCTCATTTACCATCTTTATTTTAGAATTAATATCTTCCAAATCTTTATACTTGCTAATCTCTCCGCCAATATCTCCACAACATGTAAGATTAACTCCGCAGCTCGGGCTTCCTGCTATACCATATACACCAATTATCTCATATCCATTATTAATATATTCTTTTATAATATCAACAAAATCATTGATTCTGTTTTTTATATATTTTTTATACCCAACATTACAGAATTGATCTTTAACATGTCCCCATCTCTTTAGTCCATAATATTCTGTTTCAGGACAAGGTAATTGCAATATACCAACATTGTTTTCAAATAATTTTTTTACAAATGGCAAAAAAGTATTAATATCCTTATATTCACCCTTTACTACAGAATTCTGATTTAATATGCAATGTGATAATATTGCTAATTTCTTGCTTCTGTTCATTATATTTCCTCTTCTGACTTAGACATTCTTTGAGATAATATCTTTTGGTTTGAAGTGATTTTGTTTAACAAAGAAGTTGGTATTCTTAATATGATAATACTTGCTATTATACAAGAAAGCGGTTTATCTATGATATTTGATATAATTCTAGGTATAAAAGCAGCAGTAAAAATCTTTTGACCGCTTTGAACTAAAAATCCTGTCATAATATCCATAGTTCCGCCAGTTAATCCGCCATATAATAAAACTGTAATAGGTGTGCCAACTAAAGGAGCTACTACAGCAAGAATTACTCCTGTTATTATAGCTACAGGTATCTTAAAGCCAAAATTAATAGATACTATTCCAACAACTATACCTATTATCATATTAACAAGTGCATAAGGTAGCTCTGCCGGATTATTAAGCATTGATGTTATTAAATTTGTAATGAATCCTGTTATTCCTCCATACAATGGTCCTAATGCAGCAGCACTCAATACAGTACCAATTACATCAAAAAATACAAAAGGTATTTTTAAATGTGATGATATAAAAGATAATACAATATTTAAAGCTACGCCTATAGCACAAAAAACTATAGAATATGTTTTGTTTTTCATAAAATAATCCTTGTAATTATTATTTGTAATAAAAAGTATTTTAAAAGTATTTAAAAATATTTAATTAAAGAAAATTGTTTTTTTTATAAGCAACCTGCTTACGGGAATTAATGATTCTGAGGAAAGTCGTATTCGTTGATAAAATACATTAGTTTTGATAGGAATAAAATTTTCATTATAATAGAATCCTATGTAATTGTTATATGCCCTATACTACAATACATAAAAAATATGTCAATAATATTTTATAATATTAATAAAAATTATTTAATTAAGCCAATATCTTTTCTAAAATATTTATCTTTAAAATCTATTTTTTCAATATCACTATAAGTTAGTTTTCTTGCTTCTTCCAAACTGTCTGCAATATTTACAACATTCAAAACTCTTCCGCCGCTTGTAATAATATCTTTATTTTCATCGAGTTTCGCACCAGCAATAAAACATTTGCCGTTTATATTGTTTATGCCAGTAATTTTGTAGCCCTTGTTATAGCTAGAAGGATATCCGCCAGAAGCCATAACCACACAGCAAGCATGTTTATCTTTCCATTTTATATTTATATCTTTTAATTTTTTATCCATAGCACTTTCTATTAAAGATAAATAATCACTCTCCATTAGCATAAGCACAGCCTGTGTCTCTGGGTCTCCCATTCTTACATTATACTCAAGCAAATATACACCTCTCTTTGTAATCATAAGACCAAAAAATATTATACCAGCAAAACTTATATTTTCTTTTTTCATTCCTTGAAGTGTAGGATTTAATATATCTTTTATAAATAAGCCTTCTGCTTCTTTTGTATAATAAGGGTTAGGAGATATTACCCCCATTCCTCCAGTGTTTAATCCTTCATCATTATCCAATGCTTTTTTATGGTCTTTAGCAGATATAAAAGGTATTATAGTGTTTCCATCTGTTATAGATAAAATAGAAGCCTCATAACCTTCTAAAAACTCTTCTATTACTATCTCGTTGCATGCCTCACCAAATACTTTTTTTATCATCATATCTTCTAATGCATTGTTGGCTTCATTTATATCTTTACATATAATAACGCCCTTACCCAAAGCAAGCCCGCTCGCCTTTATAACAAGAGGATAATTTACACTATTTAAATATTCTTTTGCATTATTATAATTATTAAATGTTTTGTACTCTGCTGTTTTTATGCCATACTTTTTCATAAACTCTTTGGCATAAGCCTTAGATCCTTCAAGCATAGCTCCTTTTTTATTCGGTCCAAATATTTTTAAATTGTTCTTTTCAAATATATCAACTATACCTGCAACAAGAAGCTCCTCACTTCCCACTATAGTTAAATCAATATTTTTCTCTTT
The genomic region above belongs to Brachyspira sp. SAP_772 and contains:
- a CDS encoding ATP-binding cassette domain-containing protein is translated as MEISLKNLTAGYILNKRTRNIIIEDLNIIFESGKFHFITGVSGSGKSTLLETMSLITKKISGEILFNNISLNNKKNLIEFRKLSGIMFQYSDKQFFNDTIREEIIFNLKRNKLSSKEINLKLKEVVELLNIDKAILKESPFEISGGQKRTIALASIIITSPKILFLDEPTAGLDFESKNIFMNTIKELNKNLNVTIIQSSHMLDDIIEYGDDVFILNKNKEYILGKPKDLLFSDEILNKYNLAEPDIYKYIKELKRLGMNKADGAYNIKELIEKIF
- a CDS encoding energy-coupling factor ABC transporter ATP-binding protein — translated: MNKVVEFEDVCFSYFAEGEKNFINNLSFSINENSYLALLGKNGSGKSTLIKLMFGIEKANSGKIRILNLDINKKSYEIYKMASLVFQNPDDQIVADIVEFDVAFSMENYSIASKDMHKRIDEVLEIVGLSNRRKDKISSLSGGEKQRLCIASSLALNPKILVLDEPTSMLDSENRKKIIEILNQVHSMGTAIIIVTHHLNEIEYCNDVIFMDNGVISFNGSVNEFVQMLIKSDEFHKLNMPINFQLAYELYKKKNVLIDEYVFDYKMVCDKLWKYL
- a CDS encoding CD3072 family TudS-related putative desulfidase encodes the protein MNRSKKLAILSHCILNQNSVVKGEYKDINTFLPFVKKLFENNVGILQLPCPETEYYGLKRWGHVKDQFCNVGYKKYIKNRINDFVDIIKEYINNGYEIIGVYGIAGSPSCGVNLTCCGDIGGEISKYKDLEDINSKIKMVNESGVFMETFKIILEENNININFYDVNDYL
- a CDS encoding CD3073 family putative ECF transporter S component translates to MKNKTYSIVFCAIGVALNIVLSFISSHLKIPFVFFDVIGTVLSAAALGPLYGGITGFITNLITSMLNNPAELPYALVNMIIGIVVGIVSINFGFKIPVAIITGVILAVVAPLVGTPITVLLYGGLTGGTMDIMTGFLVQSGQKIFTAAFIPRIISNIIDKPLSCIIASIIILRIPTSLLNKITSNQKILSQRMSKSEEEI
- the purD gene encoding phosphoribosylamine--glycine ligase, translating into MKILIIGSGGREHAIAFSLSKNEKVEKIYCSEGNAGTFYENKCENVKLNGIEEFVNFAKEKNIDLTIVGSEELLVAGIVDIFEKNNLKIFGPNKKGAMLEGSKAYAKEFMKKYGIKTAEYKTFNNYNNAKEYLNSVNYPLVIKASGLALGKGVIICKDINEANNALEDMMIKKVFGEACNEIVIEEFLEGYEASILSITDGNTIIPFISAKDHKKALDNDEGLNTGGMGVISPNPYYTKEAEGLFIKDILNPTLQGMKKENISFAGIIFFGLMITKRGVYLLEYNVRMGDPETQAVLMLMESDYLSLIESAMDKKLKDINIKWKDKHACCVVMASGGYPSSYNKGYKITGINNINGKCFIAGAKLDENKDIITSGGRVLNVVNIADSLEEARKLTYSDIEKIDFKDKYFRKDIGLIK